The window ACAACGCTGCGTGAAGactgtcccaattcgaaggctcctttaaatgcaccccacaaatgcggccttttttcccctctttttggaggacacaccgctactatcctttgcggcctcccatatccaAGGATCTTTCccaggaaagaaagaaggaaaatggtgacatcaagtggtgtagatcgtcactttcgcgggcctgggcagcagaaatcgtgacgtaagggtaaggggcgggaacatctggtgacgcaaccaggaaatgctccgaaggctagaccgtcccatttaacaacggtggatgcGCCTTTGGAAGGAaaggccgcaaaggccgcgtccttcgaacgatgcagcccctgaattgagacacagctagTGACATAGATTGTATAGAGAAGCTTCAGTTGAACATTTCATTGAAAGATCCTGAGCCTGTAGTACGAACCTGAAGTTCGTACTACAGGCTCACCTGTAGACCTGAAAAGTGtttaccgtagtttcgtttccgggtcaaactcattttcaatggcgtgctcGGGGCAGCTTTATggtagcatcaccagggtctctcCACATGAACACAAGtattgagaacattgtttgtgtacacaaagtttactaaaaagaaggtttttgaacaactcacaactcacaatgttctcaatgctcgtgttcatgtgtagagaccctggtgatgctacgagcaaagtttcatgttgtgtcgagtcttagtgttttaaaaatagcaattTTGATGCTACAGTATAGTTGCCCCTGCACACCATTGAAAATGAATTTGACCTGGAAACGAAActacggtgaatcttaaaagtggcttttttgtcataattatgcttttacatgaaggtttgactcaaacacattcacaaaaaaagcctaggttgcattttggcgagtTTCACTTTAACTTATGTATTGTCCACAGCTAAGTTGAATGCCACAGGAAGTAGATGGATAGCAGAATTAGCAGACTTTAATTTTACCATTAAATACCGCCCTGGCAAAGAGAACATAGATGTAGATAGTTTGTCTAGAATGCCAGTCGATGTGGAGAAATTGATGAATGAGTGCACGGAGGAGATGTCTTACGATGCGGTGGGAACAACTGCTCAGGCAATAGAAACACAGCCAGAGTCAAATGACTCATGGTCAATGGCCATCTCTGTTAAGAGTCTGCTCGCTGCTCAAGACACCTCAGTTGTCGTATTAACACCAGCACAGATACAACAAGATCAGAGAGACGACTCACATGTTGGACCAGTTTTGCAGTGCAAGTTGTCTGGAGTGAGGCCCTTGTGTCAAGAACTGAGAAAACGATGACCAAGGTCTCCGATCCTTTCAAGACCTCAAAAATTCTTTTTCCATCCCAGGTTCCTCATGGTTTCTTTACCTTCAACTCCGCACTGCCTTAAAAACCTATGGGGTTCCTTGGGATGTCTTTCCTGGCTTTCATCCAATAACAGCACTGTTCTCTTCAAAGTCCAAACTAGTTTCTCAGATCTATACAAAGCTTGTTTCAACTGGTGTTAAACCCCTTCCTGTTTTACATAGCTGGGAATTCTTTTGCCAATCTCTTGATCTGGTTTGTGACTGGCATACAATATGGACTAAtctattttcatcatcaaagaATTTAGCTCATCAACTAATTCATTTCAAGTTTATTCACAAATTTTACTTCACCCCTGAGCGCAGATTCAAATTGAATTTGACAGATAAGGATGCTTGCCCCAACTGTCCGAACTCAGTGAAAGGGGATTACCTTCATATGTTCTGGCACTGTCCCTTGATCAATGCTTTCTGGGAATATGTAAATAATATTGTTAGCAAAATTATTAGTAAATCTCTTCCTACTTGTCCTGCTCTTTATTTACTGGGGTATAATCCcaatgtgtctctctcttttcaggAGAAGCGGATCTTAATGGCAGCTTCCACTGCAACTAAAAAGTCTATTATAAAAAACTGGTTTGAACCTGCTATCCCTCTAAAGAAACTTtggattaatttattttttgatatttgtttGCTGGAAAGATCTACTGCCAGAATCAATAGTGCTAAATTCGATTCCCTTCTGACCTGGTCTAAGGCCATTGAGCACATTCAGAAAATTAGCGCATCACAGCTTATTTGACAATTAttactgatttatttaattatttttattttattattaggGTTGTCTAAACCCACAGGCCTtgtctgtcttgtttgttttgtcggTGGTTGTCTTTGTGAGTGTGAACCCTGTCTGTaatgtatttgttattgttatgtGGTATCAGAGCAtctttttacattaatttttccctccttctttttttaagaaaatttTTTATCTGCTCTGGTTCTgtcccccccttcctcccccccccttttttttatatatatttacttatttatctttcattttttaatccttttttttttgtgtttcgtCTTGTTTGTGACTATTGTATATTGTCCATTTATCACACCCCCTTGTGCCCTGTATCATTTACTATGTCtctctaattttctttttgaaaaacaaaataaaattttgatcaaaaaaaaaaaaaaaaagaactgagaAAACTCAATGCACAGAGCCGTCGTCTGCTCCGGGAATGGGATAAACTGGAGGTGGATGAAAATGGAGTCCTCTGGAGAAAGACAgcccaaagaaaacaactggTTCTGCCTGACAAACGCAAAACCACAGCATTAAAGGAACTACACAACCAGATGGGGCACCAAGGCATTGACAGGACAGTATCGCTGATTAGAGACCGTTTTTTCTGGCCATACATGCAGCAGCAAATAGAGCAATATGTTATGAGCTGAGCTGTACTTGCCTGAAACAAAAGAAGCCTAGCCGAGAGACAAGGGCCCCTCTTACAAACATTGCCACCACCCAGCCATTTGAACTTGTGTCAGTGGACTTCCTTCATCTTGATAAATGCTATGAGTATACACTAGTGATTGCGaatcattttacacattttgcaCAGGTGTACCCTACAACAACAAAGTCTGGGAAAACAGTGGCTGATAAAATATTCAATGATTACGCTCTGAAATTTGGATTTCCAACACACATTCACCACGATCAGGGAGGTGAGTTTGAAAATCAACTCTTCTCACAGCTGAGCAAATACTGTAGTGTGGCCAGATCAAGGACTACCCCTTACCACCCACAAGGAAACAGCCAGGTAGAACGTTTTAATTGAACGTTAAGATGCTTTAGACTCtcacagacagagacaagatGAACTGGAAAGACTCTCTGAATAAGCTCATATTTGCTTATAACTGCACACGCACAGAGGTAACAGGCTTTTCCCCATTTTACCTACTGTACGGCCGTTCTCCAAGACTACCCATTGATATGTTGTTCAACTTGCCCCCCAAAGCAGGAAGTTGTAGTCACCGTGAGTATGTTGAACAGTGGAAGCAAGGAATGCAACAGGCATACGCTATTGCAAGAGAGAATGCACACAAATCTGCTCAGAGAAACAAGAGGATATATGATAGCAAGGTGAAGTTCAGTGAGTTCAGTGTTGTGACCGTGTGTTAGTGCGTAACATGACCCCCCGTGGTGGACCTGGAAAATTGAGGAATCACTGGGAAGACACTATCCATACTGTAGTTCGGCAAGTGGGAGAGGATGTCCCCATTTATGAGCTGAGACCTGAACATGGCAAAGGAAAGTCTAGGATTCTGCATCGAAACCTCCTTTTACCATGTGATCACCTGCCGCTGGAAGCTGAAGTGCGCCCACCTGTGAAACCAAAAAGGAAAACTACAGTGACTGATAAAGTCAGAGAGGATtcagaagaagaggatgatcaaaaagacttttttccATGTCAGATTGTATTGGTGCAATACTGCCTGAAATGTTAGACCTAATAAGGACTTTTGAGATCATTGCTGTGGATGTATTCTGTATTTGCTACATATCTCATATAATGTGTATATACACTGTGCTGGACTGTtataattttgaaaatgttgaataaaaagaATGTTCAAAAAAACATCTCCAAAAATTTCCTGTCCACACcaacagtatttaaaaaaaatctctgtccatatgaaaatgcaaacacaggCTGTGAAGCGATGTCAAGCGCACGCCAAAGCAACAGGTGGCGAGATAACCTCTACTGTAAAGCCAACTTGGCCTGACGTAATTACCAGAAAaggcacaacaacaacaatggcacCTTGCGGGAGAGTCATATGTGTGGACTGACACTGAAGTGGAGTTACTCCTCAgtggctgtgtcccaattcaggggctgcatccttcagaGGAcacatttgaaggccaattacatCACCACGCCGTGCaaaggctgtcccaattcgaagaCTCTTTCAAATGgaccccacaaatgcagccttcttttccctctttttgtctttttggaggatgcaccgctactatccttcacggcctcccatatcccaagattctttgcgtgcccgaaacagaagaaagaaagaaagaaagaaagaaaatggcgacatcaagtggtgtagatcttaggctgtgtccgaaatcactcactcattccCTACTCCCTAGCCACTACACAGGGAGTCCAACATAGTGGACTATATAGGGAGCTCattggcagagagaaaaaagcacCTTCGGGCTGTGTCTCAAgtcaggggctgcatccttcgaagggcgcatttgaaggccaattgcgtcacaacgctgcgcgaaggctgtcccaattcgaaggctccttcaaatgcaccctACAAATGcgccttcttttccctctttttggaggacgcaccgctactatccttcgcggcctcccatatcccaagatcctttgcgcccgaaacagaagaaagaaaaaaggaaaatggtgacatcaagtggtgtagattgTCACTTTCGTGGGCCTGGGcagcagaaatcgtgacgtaagggtaaggggcgggaacatctggtgatgcaaccaggaaatgctccgtcccatttaacaacggtggatgcGGCTTTCGAAGGTACATCCAAAGGACTCACCTTCAGAGGTAcctttgaaggatgcagcccctgaattgaagctgtgtctcaattcaggggctgcatccttcgaaggacgcggcctttgcggcctccgAAGGCAAGTCTTTTGGAGGTACCTTCCAAAGgcgcgtccaccgttgttaaatgggacggtctagccttcggagcatttcctggttgcgtcaccagatgttcccgccccttacccttacgtcacgatttctgctgCCCAGGCCCACGAAAGTGACAATCTACACCACCTGATGTcaccattttccttctttctttcttctgtttcaggcgcgcaaaggatcttgggatatgggaggccgcgaaggatagtagcggtgcgtcctccaaaaagagggggaaaaaggccgcatttgtggggtgcatttgaaggagccttcgaattgggacagtCTTCACGTAGCGTTGTGACgcaattggccttcaaatgcgcccttcgaaggatgcagcccctgaattgagacacagcttaTGACACTACTCAGGCGCCGTTAATTACGTCACTGCtgtcacacagttgaaatgtcATACATCAACGCCGGTTGTGGACTATCCataataaatacttaaatatattaaaatgagtatttaaaaAGTATCCCGTTAATATTGAGTCAAAACACAAGCATTTTCATGTACATCccaattatatttatatttaaaatatatatactatatacatgtatgtgtatatatacacaccatTTTCGCGGCacatcttttgtctcttttatcttGTACTGTGCGATCAAAGAGCTAGTTAGACTCCATTTACCTCGCAATTTCATACGAGTCTCAGAGCTCCCAAAAATGCCACCAAACATACATTTATGTGTTCTTACTCACCATCATCCAGATGATTTTGATCAGAAAAAGAATAAGAATccaacaaacaagacaaagaagagTGAGATTTGCGGCTCTTGCTAATCTAGTAAGACGTCATCACATTGTAAGTATAAAGATGaaggattttacatttatacaagACATCTAAATCATTATTGTATTGTCAGTGTCAATAATTCACTCGTATTGTCGGACTACACCCCCTCCTGTGGAAACAGACATGGCACAACTTTGTTCTTAAATCAGATAAGATGGATGGATAAATTGATAGATACTTTATTCATCCCTTAGGGGAAATTCAGGTATCCAGTAGCtcataaaaacatacatgaatACATAAGTTAAAAATTGttcatacaaaaacacacatgaataatGCGTTCGTCCGCCATTTTTCTCTCAGCGCAATGCATGATGGTAAATATTGCTTAGTTAGTGACCATCGGTTGTACACTACTTTTCgcgatgcattgtgggatagACATTCAGacagcactacaaaatggcgTACTCACTATGCAGTGCACTATATAGGGAGTAgtgagtgatttcggacacagccgtagacatatatacatagacgcctcattgagcgctggaccgtacgttgacgtcgccgccatattgaaggaggcagctctgccccgtgaactaatacaagtcaatggagtgaactttataaagcGCCCTTCTACAAAGTGTTATAAGTTCATGTATgggggactgaggtgcgctccatttCAGTACGCTGGTACGCGAGGGTGGGCAAAcggtttaataccttaggaAAAAGTGGGGGGAGAGGAAAACACCTTATTGTAAAAGTTTGGGTGTTGCAACACCCCCATCGCCCACGGGTGTGACGCCACTGGTAGGTAGCGACACTGGGCTACCAGCACTTGAATACAAGTATGGCAGCACTATGCACTTTAGAACTTATCATATCATGTATGTCTGAATGTATaactgtttctgctgttcttAGTTAATGTATTGTATCTTcctatgtgtgtttgttctcttgtctgtttttaaaagctgcactaAGGCAGAATTCCTATCAACTGTATTGACATGGCAAAGTATTGAAACACTGAAAGCTTTAAACTGTACCtcacattaattcattcatcagTAGAAGATCATCAATGACAGCAACTACACTAGTTCCATTCAAAACTCAGTTGAGAGACGCTATActgaaagctctggaaaaagAAAGCTAGGAAGTGGACTGAAGATTTAGTCAAACTTTATTCACAAAGTATGAATGCCAATAGTTTAGAAACAGTCACTGAGAAGCTTTGCAGTGCACAGGTTCAATTAACAGAGGAGATGACTGTTTGCTCCTTCAAACTTATATTTACAATCTGTGTGTTGttggaaagaagaaataaaatccAACACTGGCACACATGAGATCAGCTGCATGGAGAGGAATGGAGACAGTGAGCTGCATTTCTTCTCAGGAGTCCTCCTTCTCTTGATACCTGTCCCACCAAAATCAAAGTGATCAGCAAAATATCACACTGCAACTCAAAATGTTCCAATTAAGTCCCACAACACACAGTGTTGATTACCTGCAGTGTGTACAGGTGAAGAAAACAGTCTGTCCTTCATCTGCAGACCTCATCTGTCTGGTGTGGTATACCATCCCCTCTTTATTGCAACGCGAGCAGCGTCTGTCAATCTACAGGAAGCAAGTTGCCTTTTTTATCAGTGTCCAGTTGTCACCATCACAAACAGTAGTCAGTGACCATCTGTTCTTACCACAGGTCCCTTCAGTTCGgagtcctcctcgtcctctaGAGCCACAGACGACTGCTCCACAGGGTTGAAGATAACTGTAGAATGGATCTCCTGGCCTGAGAACTCTGAACAGTCAAAGATTatataaacatagcacaaaatgTAAGGAAATTTGCatttggtagattatttctttgttgtaacaatgcttcttggcaataaatcttatacctttggaaagcctgtttatttcccttttaaatggtgccacatttgtaaggaacatgcatttgtgggatgagcagcagagctgagtatgtgggttgcaCCCATGAAAAATTTaccaaatcttctctgccaaacagcttattctgctatcgactcttgtttggtggatcggatgattgaagtctgaagaaacaagacatattggcaatttaacaatttataattttaacaaacaggagcctcagtatcatgtggaagaaccatacacAGCCGCAACAgcccagctcctcctcctcatgctggtcaccagccTGGTCACACAGACCTGGGTTTCTCAGAGACTACCTCCAGAAGTTGGGAGTGGAGAGGATGGAATGGCCTGCCAGCACTCCTGACCTCAACCAGAGTGACCAACACAACCACACTGgctactgaggctcctgtttgttaaactaataaattgttaaattgccaatatgtcttgttttttcagacgtcaatcatccaatccaccaaacaagagtcaatagcagaataagctgttgTATACacatatgtgcgtgtgtgtgtgtatatgtatatgtatatgtatatgtatatatatatatatatatatatatatatatatatatatatatatatacacatacacacacacacagtgggtacggaaagtattcagatccctttaaatttttcactcatatatacatatacatatatatatatatatatatacacacatatacatacatatatatatatatatacacatatatattatacatatatatacatatatatatacatatatatatatatacatatacatatacacatatatatacatatacacatatatatacatatacacatatatatacatatatatacacatacatatacactaGGGGTGGAACGGTTCAAAAAAGTCACGGTTCGGTGTGTATCACGGTATGAGGTCTACGGTTtagtacgtttttttttttttttttttttaaactttttatctTGGGCCCATAATACACACCATTACACCAGTGGAACACTGTAATAATCACTGAAAAGATTTTACTACCACAGTACTACACAACTATGAAATTACAGTGCCTTGCCCTTTAGTAATATCCT is drawn from Pagrus major chromosome 3, Pma_NU_1.0 and contains these coding sequences:
- the polr1h gene encoding DNA-directed RNA polymerase I subunit RPA12 isoform X2, producing the protein MSCFGGDPNFCPECGNVLPLPGIQDTVRCPRCSFCIPVAEFSGQEIHSTVIFNPVEQSSVALEDEEDSELKGPVIDRRCSRCNKEGMVYHTRQMRSADEGQTVFFTCTHCRYQEKEDS
- the polr1h gene encoding DNA-directed RNA polymerase I subunit RPA12 isoform X1 — translated: MRPTDRRTHPEVCSVCRKMSCFGGDPNFCPECGNVLPLPGIQDTVRCPRCSFCIPVAEFSGQEIHSTVIFNPVEQSSVALEDEEDSELKGPVIDRRCSRCNKEGMVYHTRQMRSADEGQTVFFTCTHCRYQEKEDS